One window of Candidatus Nitrospira kreftii genomic DNA carries:
- a CDS encoding hypothetical protein (conserved protein of unknown function) — MADEAPKLIQIAPKDGQKKDGFNLVTERVVAVNPESRQLEVELLAYDGKTVVLEVAEEALEDLKKLKAGDGATIRVIEEGGKRVATNFRIRAKDPNTARADAMLLDLKDSHWLNRKYAAEVLGELKDLRAVNPLVSALNDEVGDVRQRAYDSLIKLGGPSVPSLIPLLVSEEDEIRQSATEILRKIGKPAVEPLATALTDADDRLKTRIMKVLDRMGYKPKTKEQVKTELPRLT; from the coding sequence ATGGCGGACGAAGCTCCAAAGCTGATTCAGATTGCTCCTAAAGATGGACAGAAAAAAGACGGTTTCAATCTGGTGACGGAACGAGTTGTCGCGGTGAACCCAGAGAGCAGACAGCTTGAAGTCGAGCTCCTGGCCTATGACGGCAAAACCGTCGTCCTCGAGGTAGCTGAAGAGGCCCTGGAAGATCTCAAGAAACTCAAAGCCGGTGATGGGGCAACCATCCGCGTTATCGAGGAAGGTGGAAAGCGCGTTGCGACCAACTTTAGGATTCGGGCAAAAGATCCGAACACAGCCAGGGCCGATGCGATGTTGCTCGACCTGAAAGATTCGCACTGGTTGAACCGCAAATATGCGGCAGAGGTGTTGGGCGAGTTGAAAGACCTCCGCGCCGTCAATCCGTTGGTGTCGGCCTTGAACGACGAGGTTGGTGATGTCCGTCAACGAGCCTACGATTCATTGATCAAGTTAGGTGGCCCGTCCGTCCCATCACTGATTCCTTTACTGGTCTCCGAAGAAGATGAGATTCGTCAATCGGCAACAGAGATTCTTCGAAAGATCGGTAAGCCGGCCGTCGAACCACTGGCCACTGCGTTGACCGACGCCGACGACCGGCTGAAAACACGAATCATGAAGGTCTTGGATCGGATGGGGTATAAGCCAAAAACCAAGGAGCAGGTCAAGACCGAGCTACCACGGTTGACTTAA
- a CDS encoding hypothetical protein (conserved protein of unknown function) produces the protein MIRPSRCFSLIILGLLALLLEIGIPARLNAAATSAGKEASPSVSQAEHVILFVLEGFSYDSLKVAAMPVLKNLIKDGSVTWTAEGVEPALRLPTMASLITGMPVEKHGITWNTFEFSRGYPRPPSLFDYLDLSGGRDSAIFFMEESLYQLAKPTPYTDYQLCGALRPECGPQKLVAYIQQYFQKATSGHGYGHAVLSLPHLLVVHLPEAGRAGVMHGWNSKEYREALQTVDASMQSVLDLFKYHKLVDRTTVLITALSGKGIDPGAETPMVDAPVVPWIVSGAGIKRGQTIHGPVSIIDTGATVMRILRLETHTEWDSKVVEEIFQTNAATKRPVPRAKKR, from the coding sequence ATGATACGTCCTTCTCGGTGTTTTTCGTTGATCATTCTTGGATTACTGGCCCTCTTGCTTGAAATCGGGATCCCAGCCCGCCTCAATGCGGCGGCCACCTCAGCCGGCAAGGAAGCTTCTCCTTCTGTCTCTCAGGCAGAACATGTCATCCTTTTCGTTCTGGAGGGATTTAGCTACGATTCGCTCAAAGTCGCTGCGATGCCGGTCCTGAAAAACCTGATCAAGGACGGGTCGGTCACCTGGACCGCAGAAGGGGTCGAACCAGCCCTGCGACTGCCCACAATGGCCTCACTGATTACCGGAATGCCGGTAGAGAAACACGGGATCACCTGGAACACATTTGAATTCAGCCGAGGCTACCCGCGCCCACCCAGTCTCTTCGATTATCTGGATTTGAGCGGAGGCCGTGATAGTGCCATCTTTTTCATGGAAGAGTCCCTCTATCAGCTGGCTAAGCCCACTCCCTATACCGACTATCAACTCTGCGGAGCGTTACGGCCCGAGTGCGGCCCTCAAAAACTCGTCGCCTACATCCAGCAGTATTTCCAGAAGGCCACCAGTGGGCATGGCTACGGCCACGCGGTGCTCTCATTGCCCCATTTGTTGGTGGTTCACCTTCCAGAAGCAGGTAGAGCCGGTGTGATGCACGGATGGAATTCAAAGGAGTATCGAGAGGCCCTACAAACCGTCGACGCCTCGATGCAGTCCGTTCTCGATCTATTCAAGTACCACAAGCTCGTAGACCGCACCACTGTCCTCATCACGGCTCTCAGCGGGAAGGGAATCGACCCCGGCGCTGAGACCCCAATGGTCGACGCACCGGTCGTTCCTTGGATCGTCTCAGGCGCCGGAATCAAGCGCGGCCAAACTATCCATGGACCGGTGTCCATTATCGACACTGGAGCCACGGTGATGCGAATTCTCAGGCTCGAGACTCACACAGAATGGGACAGTAAGGTCGTGGAAGAAATTTTTCAAACCAACGCCGCAACTAAGCGCCCTGTACCACGCGCGAAGAAGCGTTAA
- a CDS encoding hypothetical protein (conserved protein of unknown function): MSNETIETLVSELIHEEDWRRMRATAACVAGGPRSVRALIEALRSGPPELKKEAAAMLARIKDPQAGVALVDLLEHDEEVVRGAGATALEQMAGVLDTDTARALVALLPKASDGTARQVLTHLIGAIPTAILPLCEMLKHPEQDAQIAAALMLDQLLDPRSVDAFIDAMGQPAVQDIAVGTLKKLTAIRERIDGTFNALRDVEGASEREEARMGTVIDLLGIGRPSVEILIEYLEDDDWLVREAAADLLGKIGDVRAVEPLMKRLEQDKDTGVKELAIKALGLIGDARPTRLYLDAIPIRPLRVFAMEALAKIKDVGSLRQYKDLFDRLKTDRDGLVAYNAGLIADKLDAIAAMETETHVEDAKHD, from the coding sequence ATGTCGAACGAGACGATCGAGACACTGGTCTCAGAACTGATCCATGAAGAAGATTGGCGGCGCATGCGCGCGACGGCAGCCTGTGTGGCAGGAGGCCCTCGCTCTGTCCGAGCGCTCATTGAAGCACTACGGTCTGGACCACCTGAGTTGAAGAAAGAAGCCGCAGCGATGTTGGCGCGCATTAAAGACCCGCAAGCCGGCGTGGCCCTTGTCGACCTCCTTGAACATGATGAGGAGGTTGTCCGAGGTGCAGGGGCAACGGCTCTCGAGCAGATGGCGGGAGTACTCGATACAGACACCGCCCGCGCGTTGGTCGCCCTGCTTCCTAAAGCCTCGGACGGCACGGCAAGGCAGGTGCTGACGCATTTGATCGGAGCAATTCCAACCGCCATCCTGCCGTTATGCGAGATGTTGAAACACCCCGAACAGGATGCACAAATCGCCGCGGCTTTGATGTTGGATCAATTATTAGACCCTCGTTCAGTCGATGCCTTTATTGATGCAATGGGTCAACCGGCTGTCCAAGACATCGCCGTCGGCACGTTGAAAAAATTGACCGCGATCCGCGAGCGGATCGATGGGACGTTTAATGCATTGCGGGACGTCGAAGGAGCCAGCGAGCGTGAGGAAGCGCGCATGGGGACGGTCATCGATTTACTTGGGATCGGACGACCGAGTGTGGAAATCCTGATCGAGTATCTTGAAGACGATGACTGGCTTGTCCGTGAGGCGGCCGCGGACTTACTGGGGAAAATCGGAGATGTGCGGGCAGTCGAACCATTAATGAAGCGGTTGGAGCAGGACAAAGACACTGGCGTCAAAGAGTTGGCCATCAAAGCGCTTGGCTTGATCGGCGATGCGCGTCCTACTCGTCTTTATCTTGACGCCATCCCAATCCGCCCATTGCGCGTGTTCGCTATGGAAGCCTTGGCCAAGATCAAGGATGTCGGGAGCTTGCGCCAATACAAAGACCTTTTTGATCGGCTCAAGACCGATCGTGATGGCTTGGTGGCGTACAATGCCGGCCTGATCGCCGATAAGCTCGACGCAATCGCGGCCATGGAAACTGAAACCCACGTAGAGGACGCCAAACATGACTGA
- a CDS encoding hypothetical protein (conserved protein of unknown function): MADALEDLLEALEDVDDATREEAAKTLADLGNSATLEALIGACTDDFWSVRAHAGCGVAKIGGPKALEALIGLFNDSIMEVRDQAVDATARMGSSVLDRLIAGLKDERWRVREHAAKAAGKLKDPRSVDALILTCRDRDGAVKSAAAEALGRIADPKAVPALIKLFRDSSKIVRETAGTALVYIGHPSVDPLIESLKDKDFVVRCHAARALGGMTTDYQIGRTWVRDAKVVDALIAALKDSDRAVREDATIALGMIGDARAIDALIEAMKDGAVKRHAIASLGMIGDSRALSAVLDALKGKGIKQEGSPTPGCIVSEDAFIKEAAATALGQFRDPRVIPDLIMLLKDGVLREKAASALTIIGDAAIEPLIAFLYDPKASEVEAEKERVLSYASVRLTAKDALKQITLETLEKLGWMPSDEAVEISSSQADNLRVDRPLGQTGRFGPSGDMA; this comes from the coding sequence ATGGCTGACGCACTGGAAGACCTTTTAGAAGCACTTGAAGACGTGGACGATGCTACCCGTGAGGAGGCAGCGAAGACTCTTGCCGACCTAGGAAACTCCGCGACTTTGGAGGCGCTGATCGGCGCATGCACCGACGATTTCTGGTCCGTCCGCGCTCACGCTGGATGCGGTGTGGCAAAAATCGGCGGGCCGAAAGCGCTCGAAGCTCTGATCGGTCTGTTCAACGATTCCATTATGGAAGTGCGAGATCAAGCGGTCGACGCAACAGCGAGAATGGGCTCAAGCGTGCTCGACCGATTGATCGCTGGGCTGAAGGATGAGCGGTGGCGCGTACGTGAGCACGCCGCGAAAGCCGCCGGCAAGCTCAAGGACCCACGTTCAGTCGATGCTTTAATCCTTACGTGTCGCGATCGGGACGGAGCAGTCAAGAGTGCCGCTGCCGAAGCACTAGGCAGAATTGCCGATCCGAAAGCCGTTCCGGCTCTGATCAAACTGTTTCGAGACTCTTCGAAGATTGTGCGTGAAACAGCGGGGACCGCACTGGTCTATATCGGACATCCGTCGGTGGATCCGTTGATCGAAAGTTTAAAAGACAAGGACTTCGTGGTCCGATGTCACGCCGCCCGCGCGCTGGGCGGAATGACGACGGACTATCAAATCGGCAGAACCTGGGTTCGAGACGCAAAGGTGGTGGACGCATTAATTGCCGCCCTCAAAGATTCGGACCGGGCTGTTCGCGAAGACGCGACCATCGCGCTCGGCATGATCGGCGACGCTCGGGCCATTGACGCGCTCATAGAAGCGATGAAAGACGGAGCTGTGAAACGACATGCCATTGCCTCCCTCGGCATGATCGGCGATTCACGCGCGCTGTCGGCCGTGTTGGATGCCCTGAAGGGAAAAGGGATCAAGCAAGAAGGCTCACCGACACCTGGGTGCATCGTCAGTGAAGATGCGTTCATTAAGGAAGCGGCGGCGACTGCCCTGGGACAATTTCGCGACCCTCGCGTCATCCCGGACTTGATCATGTTACTGAAGGATGGCGTGTTGCGTGAAAAGGCGGCGTCCGCGCTGACGATTATCGGCGATGCCGCCATCGAACCTCTGATCGCCTTCCTCTATGATCCCAAAGCCTCTGAAGTCGAGGCCGAAAAAGAGCGCGTACTTTCTTACGCCTCTGTACGGCTGACAGCAAAAGATGCCTTGAAGCAGATAACCCTAGAAACCTTGGAAAAGCTTGGATGGATGCCTTCCGATGAAGCGGTGGAAATCAGCTCGAGCCAAGCCGACAACCTGCGCGTCGATCGGCCGTTGGGGCAAACCGGACGATTTGGGCCGTCCGGCGACATGGCGTAA
- a CDS encoding hypothetical protein (conserved protein of unknown function), with the protein MHEDIVIRRRLLAFRWALAGLLTVVSSQWSFAGEPPAHLKEHPITIDATKLVPTSWWQIPGMTPSIWNSDPESLDAPKTSELREMQLRPGKYKFISFTFDFPFTVDLNGTLDFSTSLDQCVSGRGTQTLVVSCKRMYPHGGQRDPYYEQQPNNG; encoded by the coding sequence ATGCACGAGGACATTGTGATACGACGGCGACTTCTGGCATTTCGGTGGGCACTGGCCGGCTTGCTGACGGTTGTTTCTTCCCAATGGAGCTTTGCCGGAGAGCCGCCGGCACATCTCAAAGAACACCCAATTACCATTGATGCCACAAAGTTGGTGCCCACGTCATGGTGGCAGATACCGGGTATGACCCCTTCCATCTGGAATTCTGACCCCGAGTCGCTCGATGCTCCCAAGACATCCGAACTTCGCGAAATGCAATTGCGTCCGGGTAAGTACAAGTTCATCAGCTTCACCTTCGACTTTCCTTTTACCGTCGATCTGAACGGCACGCTCGATTTCTCAACATCATTGGATCAGTGTGTGAGCGGCCGTGGGACCCAGACCCTGGTCGTATCATGCAAACGGATGTACCCTCACGGCGGACAGCGCGACCCCTACTACGAGCAGCAACCGAATAATGGCTGA
- a CDS encoding hypothetical protein (conserved protein of unknown function): MPVENNFQHDELSRKSPGERLRIADLTDVVPPESPEWSEAMVQYGTSLSRAGVASIVFLHGSLHGTDVFGMQRLDEVGGLKRGYSRGVSGVDALLAAMREESNGIPLLPGGLKPPLSNDDATKYLLDEQVGDAGNFTEAYIQSFKQAINKSLDQPISCLRLLWSCEHHHLGRALAAVRLLNELYKLCRHQNLGKGHRILVQAHGQAGLVLALVSNLLCPSPITGRPKLLSILHGYAEQADHPELAATVKHVESLLTTASILGGVGLDIATFGTPVRYGWDPSGIGNLLHLVNHRNLRTDGKNWLAKMELPQITMEMPLAWGGDYVQELAVAGTDAVPRTESAQAANKRVWEMVESYDGFERWLECARRAVRFPGEGRCLLVDYKDSTGSTNPRDHYYGHAVYSRRHALLFNTRQIVRAFYES, encoded by the coding sequence ATGCCGGTGGAGAATAATTTTCAGCATGATGAGTTGTCGCGGAAGAGTCCCGGCGAGCGACTGCGTATTGCCGATTTGACGGACGTCGTCCCTCCAGAGTCGCCGGAATGGAGCGAGGCTATGGTCCAGTATGGGACGAGTCTATCTCGTGCTGGGGTGGCAAGCATCGTTTTTCTTCATGGTTCACTCCATGGCACCGATGTGTTTGGCATGCAGCGGCTGGACGAGGTGGGGGGCCTCAAACGGGGCTATTCACGAGGTGTATCGGGGGTCGATGCCTTGCTCGCGGCGATGAGGGAGGAAAGCAACGGGATTCCGTTGCTCCCGGGCGGGCTCAAGCCGCCACTCTCGAATGATGACGCGACTAAGTACCTTCTCGATGAACAGGTCGGCGATGCAGGCAACTTCACCGAGGCCTACATTCAATCGTTCAAGCAAGCCATCAACAAGAGTCTGGATCAACCCATCTCCTGCCTTAGGCTACTCTGGTCATGCGAACACCACCATCTGGGGCGGGCGCTTGCCGCCGTTCGGTTGCTCAATGAGCTGTACAAGCTTTGCAGACACCAGAACCTGGGGAAGGGACACCGCATTCTTGTCCAAGCGCATGGACAAGCCGGACTGGTTCTGGCGCTTGTGTCGAATCTCCTTTGTCCAAGCCCGATCACGGGACGACCCAAACTACTCAGTATCCTGCACGGCTATGCAGAACAGGCCGATCACCCGGAACTTGCCGCTACCGTGAAACACGTTGAATCCTTGTTGACGACCGCATCAATTCTTGGTGGCGTGGGGCTCGACATTGCGACATTTGGCACACCGGTTCGCTACGGATGGGATCCTTCCGGAATTGGAAATCTGCTCCATCTCGTGAATCACCGGAACTTGCGGACGGATGGCAAAAACTGGCTGGCGAAAATGGAACTGCCTCAGATTACGATGGAGATGCCGCTCGCTTGGGGCGGAGACTATGTTCAAGAACTAGCGGTGGCAGGCACTGATGCCGTCCCTCGGACGGAATCAGCCCAAGCGGCGAACAAAAGAGTGTGGGAAATGGTCGAGTCTTACGATGGATTCGAGCGGTGGCTGGAATGTGCCAGGCGCGCCGTGCGTTTCCCTGGTGAAGGGCGCTGTCTCCTCGTCGACTATAAGGACAGTACCGGATCAACGAATCCTCGTGACCATTACTATGGCCATGCCGTCTATTCGCGACGGCATGCCTTGTTGTTCAACACGAGGCAGATCGTTCGCGCCTTCTATGAATCTTAG
- a CDS encoding hypothetical protein (conserved protein of unknown function), whose translation MNKVGTIAVLGALWIVGGMVFGAQAGEVDYSTYSADQYWVGKGQGDLAKGKVVCQRVSELSARTDLAKQIRVLVKEHMVDRVRERSGRESEQDIELTREEIVQEYLQDVKIVDRRIDEENKICTATAIMPRSRVQLQPVTDQESGQIRLP comes from the coding sequence GTGAATAAAGTTGGAACTATCGCCGTTCTTGGTGCTCTCTGGATCGTCGGAGGAATGGTTTTTGGGGCACAGGCAGGTGAAGTCGATTACAGTACGTATTCCGCCGATCAATACTGGGTTGGGAAGGGACAGGGCGATCTTGCCAAAGGCAAGGTGGTGTGCCAGCGTGTGTCGGAGCTTTCAGCCAGGACCGATTTAGCCAAGCAGATTCGTGTATTGGTCAAGGAACATATGGTCGACCGGGTCCGTGAACGATCGGGGCGCGAAAGCGAGCAGGATATCGAGTTGACTCGCGAGGAAATTGTTCAGGAATACTTGCAAGACGTGAAGATCGTCGACCGCCGAATCGATGAGGAAAATAAGATTTGTACGGCGACCGCTATCATGCCGAGGAGCCGCGTTCAATTGCAACCAGTCACGGATCAAGAATCCGGCCAGATTCGCCTTCCATAG
- a CDS encoding hypothetical protein (conserved protein of unknown function), giving the protein MTEQGQSSRIEQLIQALHDDNEALRDHAIASLGQTGPEALPRLIDLMADEDAVIREAATSAVVRMGLSVVAPMIDALQDDSWAIREQAASALGKLRDKRAVEPLVGAIKDRDGAVRTAAVWALERIGDPQAVPGLIDALMDSTLREDAARVLKKIGDVRAVEALIDGLLGSNWMVRRHAAEALGKIGDPRGITPLIDSLKDEDWLVRRNAAESLARLGAKDAIQPLLGLREDENTMVQETVDAVLVSLGWKPESQ; this is encoded by the coding sequence ATGACTGAACAGGGGCAATCCAGTCGAATTGAACAACTGATACAGGCATTGCACGATGACAATGAAGCCTTGCGCGACCATGCCATCGCGAGCCTCGGTCAGACCGGCCCGGAAGCGCTTCCTCGATTGATCGACTTGATGGCCGATGAAGATGCGGTCATTCGAGAAGCCGCGACCAGCGCGGTGGTCCGCATGGGTCTCTCGGTCGTGGCCCCCATGATCGATGCACTGCAGGACGATTCATGGGCGATTCGAGAACAGGCGGCATCGGCACTCGGAAAATTACGCGACAAGCGAGCCGTGGAACCGCTAGTCGGAGCAATCAAAGACAGAGACGGCGCGGTACGCACAGCGGCGGTATGGGCTCTGGAACGGATCGGCGATCCCCAGGCGGTGCCCGGACTCATCGATGCGCTCATGGACAGCACCCTGCGCGAGGATGCGGCCCGAGTTCTCAAAAAGATCGGCGATGTGCGGGCGGTTGAGGCATTGATCGATGGGCTTCTGGGTTCCAATTGGATGGTTCGTCGTCATGCGGCGGAGGCGCTGGGGAAAATCGGTGATCCGAGGGGGATCACGCCCTTGATCGATTCCCTAAAGGATGAAGACTGGCTGGTCCGACGGAACGCCGCGGAATCGCTCGCTCGACTCGGTGCCAAAGATGCCATTCAACCCTTGTTGGGACTGCGGGAAGACGAAAACACAATGGTGCAGGAAACAGTCGACGCCGTACTGGTGAGTCTCGGCTGGAAACCTGAATCGCAATAA
- a CDS encoding hypothetical protein (conserved protein of unknown function): MTDTVSEQIAALRDDDWAIREEAAHLLGTFKDSRAVTPLITLLRDPDRSVREAAMEALRMIGAPSVEALGACLDQSDLSVQEAASAILSTIADERVLNSLIKALRSDDWIVRMHAAKALGLVRHLDAIAPLIPLLQDKVKAVREGAAAVLAAMGDAAIPSLVNALRHDEWLVRLHAVESLGKTKSPQAVEPLLSVLFNDQDSAIREDAVRALGEIGDPRSLEYLFTAMREPGLRTVTVQALGRIGDTRAVPLLIELMTGADLSETTKTAGSCGDQWTEALNTQGAAVRALGEIGDDQAIPSLVAALQPTSTRAEAASALAKFGSKVIPFLIPLLNHSQDDNLRFHVRETLTLAGWRPRRMSTIHH; the protein is encoded by the coding sequence ATGACCGATACGGTATCGGAACAGATCGCTGCACTCAGAGACGACGACTGGGCCATCCGCGAAGAAGCGGCCCATCTGCTCGGCACCTTCAAGGATTCTCGTGCCGTGACTCCCCTGATTACCCTTCTTCGAGATCCGGACCGTTCCGTTCGTGAGGCAGCGATGGAAGCCTTACGTATGATCGGAGCCCCGTCGGTCGAAGCCTTGGGTGCCTGCCTCGATCAGTCTGACCTTTCGGTCCAGGAAGCAGCATCGGCCATTTTGTCCACGATCGCGGATGAACGTGTGCTCAATTCCCTCATCAAGGCCCTCCGCAGTGATGATTGGATCGTCAGGATGCATGCAGCCAAGGCGTTAGGTTTGGTGCGCCATCTCGATGCCATTGCGCCTCTCATTCCGCTGCTCCAAGACAAGGTGAAGGCGGTGCGAGAGGGAGCCGCTGCGGTACTCGCTGCAATGGGCGACGCCGCAATTCCGTCGTTAGTGAACGCTTTGCGGCACGACGAATGGCTCGTTCGTCTCCACGCAGTGGAATCATTAGGCAAGACTAAATCGCCACAGGCGGTGGAGCCACTGCTGTCGGTGTTGTTCAACGATCAGGATTCGGCGATTCGCGAAGATGCGGTACGGGCCCTGGGGGAAATCGGAGATCCTCGGTCTCTTGAATATTTATTCACGGCCATGCGTGAGCCTGGTTTGCGCACCGTGACAGTCCAAGCACTTGGTAGGATCGGTGATACTCGGGCGGTTCCGCTGCTGATCGAACTCATGACTGGAGCCGATCTTTCAGAAACAACGAAGACGGCGGGTAGCTGCGGTGATCAATGGACTGAAGCACTCAACACCCAAGGCGCGGCGGTACGCGCCCTTGGCGAGATCGGTGACGATCAGGCAATTCCCTCGCTCGTTGCGGCGTTACAACCGACATCGACAAGAGCGGAGGCAGCATCGGCATTGGCTAAATTTGGCTCAAAGGTCATTCCTTTTCTGATTCCGCTGTTGAACCATTCACAAGACGACAATCTCCGCTTCCATGTCCGTGAAACGTTGACTCTGGCTGGGTGGAGACCGCGCCGGATGTCGACCATTCATCATTGA
- a CDS encoding hypothetical protein (conserved exported protein of unknown function) — translation MFGRIYQPLLLPYHLPRNFFHSLACCLTLVAMSSAVTPALADIRVVNAQGEYRMGDRDTREDAIRLATEAAKRNALEQVATYLESVTVVSDMDLTKDEIRTYTAGLVIVLNQQTSTTLDGDVVVIKADLLAQMDTDEVAQAITALRENEDARAQLVAMKQENEQLQEELNAVNQTLGSASTPDQVQQAAQKRKEILNRVQSNAMVSQAWTNWILVSPGGIPQGLLNSASGLSPANPHVAIAQQIITSRQPQGPPQPPRPGSRPGRMPSHELVPPPGVSGAPRPFNGIIHGSPGSQQPRSQYR, via the coding sequence ATGTTCGGTCGAATATATCAACCGCTTCTCCTTCCCTACCACCTGCCGAGGAATTTTTTTCACTCTCTTGCTTGTTGCCTCACGCTCGTGGCGATGTCTTCAGCCGTCACCCCGGCGCTGGCGGACATCCGGGTCGTCAATGCACAAGGTGAATATCGAATGGGTGACCGTGATACCCGTGAAGATGCGATTAGGCTCGCGACCGAAGCAGCCAAGCGGAACGCGCTTGAGCAAGTCGCCACATACCTTGAAAGCGTCACCGTCGTCAGTGATATGGATCTGACGAAAGATGAAATCCGTACCTATACGGCAGGATTGGTGATCGTGCTCAACCAGCAGACCTCCACAACCCTTGATGGCGATGTCGTGGTGATAAAAGCGGATCTGCTGGCGCAGATGGACACGGACGAAGTGGCGCAGGCGATCACGGCACTTCGTGAGAACGAAGATGCCCGTGCCCAGTTGGTTGCCATGAAGCAGGAGAATGAACAGCTTCAAGAAGAGCTGAACGCCGTCAATCAAACATTAGGCAGCGCATCGACACCGGATCAAGTGCAGCAGGCTGCGCAAAAGCGGAAGGAAATCCTCAATCGTGTACAATCGAATGCCATGGTGTCGCAAGCCTGGACAAATTGGATCCTGGTCTCGCCGGGGGGCATTCCTCAAGGTCTGTTGAATAGTGCCAGCGGCCTCTCTCCAGCCAACCCACACGTCGCTATTGCGCAACAGATCATCACCAGCAGGCAACCCCAGGGTCCACCTCAACCACCGAGGCCTGGGAGTAGGCCTGGTCGGATGCCGAGCCATGAGCTGGTTCCGCCTCCTGGTGTGTCGGGTGCGCCTCGTCCATTCAATGGAATCATTCATGGTAGTCCTGGGTCACAACAGCCACGCTCTCAGTACAGGTGA